In Amycolatopsis coloradensis, one genomic interval encodes:
- a CDS encoding DinB family protein, which yields MTWTAPEVTRPSGDTAADERTLLPSLLAWHRSTFLHKLAGLTGEQLATASVPPSNMTLLGLVRHLAKVERFWFRLRYAAQDIEPLYDPALGKDHDFEALDSAKAEEAYDILLDEIRLADEAAAEGSLDDTFDLGGNPFSLRMLYLHMIGEYARHNGHADLIRERVDGHTGA from the coding sequence ATGACATGGACCGCCCCCGAGGTGACCCGGCCGTCCGGCGACACCGCCGCCGACGAGCGGACCCTCCTGCCCTCCCTGCTGGCCTGGCACCGCAGCACCTTCCTCCACAAACTCGCCGGCCTCACCGGAGAACAGCTCGCCACGGCATCGGTCCCGCCGTCGAACATGACCCTGCTCGGCCTCGTCCGGCACCTCGCCAAGGTCGAACGCTTCTGGTTCCGCCTGCGCTACGCCGCACAGGACATCGAACCCCTCTACGACCCCGCCCTCGGCAAGGACCACGACTTCGAAGCCCTCGACTCCGCCAAAGCCGAAGAGGCGTACGACATCCTCCTGGACGAGATCCGGCTCGCCGACGAAGCCGCCGCCGAAGGATCCCTCGACGACACCTTCGACCTCGGCGGGAACCCGTTCTCGCTGCGCATGCTCTACCTCCACATGATCGGCGAATACGCCCGCCACAACGGCCACGCCGACCTCATCCGCGAACGCGTCGACGGCCACACGGGAGCCTGA
- a CDS encoding RNA polymerase sigma factor — protein MEAEWPRESLIVAAQGGDASAIAALVSGSHPHVQRFARSLCASPEDAEDSAQEALIILYRKIGTLRATGALASWMFRIVRNECLRRARRVVRGAGPADSVAVVSAEEDALDRLEAQRVAAAIAELPADQRRVLIMRDIQGHSGRAVADALGLSTAAMKSRLHRARATVRVFLDDPAS, from the coding sequence GTGGAGGCCGAGTGGCCGAGGGAATCGTTGATCGTGGCGGCGCAGGGCGGGGACGCGTCCGCCATCGCCGCCCTGGTCTCGGGTTCCCATCCGCATGTGCAGCGGTTCGCGCGGTCGCTGTGTGCTTCGCCGGAGGACGCGGAGGATTCGGCGCAGGAGGCGCTGATCATCCTGTACCGGAAGATCGGCACGCTGCGTGCCACGGGTGCGCTCGCGTCGTGGATGTTCCGGATCGTGCGCAACGAATGCCTGCGGCGGGCCCGCCGGGTGGTACGTGGTGCGGGTCCGGCGGATTCCGTCGCGGTGGTTTCGGCCGAGGAAGACGCGTTGGATCGGCTGGAGGCGCAGCGGGTGGCCGCGGCGATCGCCGAGTTGCCCGCCGACCAGCGTCGCGTCTTGATCATGCGTGACATCCAGGGGCATTCGGGCCGGGCGGTCGCCGACGCGCTCGGTCTGAGCACGGCCGCGATGAAGTCCCGGCTGCACCGTGCGCGGGCGACGGTCCGTGTCTTTCTCGACGACCCCGCTTCCTGA
- a CDS encoding peroxiredoxin family protein, whose amino-acid sequence MLEIGSTVPDVALEDTTGQVVRLSEFRGTASVLIYFMRSTTCPVCTGHVKDLAARSEELAAAGVRVLVAVPEGRAEAKAWRAKRGLSLRVVSGRDGTPHEAFGLAKKMLQQSGSVLIDRDGVVRHAHAATMPTSAYDRKGIAKAVEGLAGVR is encoded by the coding sequence ATGCTCGAAATCGGTTCCACGGTCCCTGATGTCGCGCTGGAGGACACGACCGGGCAGGTCGTGCGGCTTTCGGAGTTCCGCGGTACGGCAAGCGTGCTGATCTATTTCATGCGCTCGACCACCTGTCCTGTGTGCACCGGCCATGTGAAGGACCTGGCGGCGCGGTCCGAGGAGCTGGCGGCGGCCGGTGTGCGGGTGTTGGTGGCGGTTCCCGAAGGCCGGGCGGAGGCCAAGGCGTGGCGAGCGAAGCGCGGGTTGTCGCTCCGGGTGGTCTCGGGCCGGGACGGCACGCCGCATGAGGCGTTCGGGCTGGCGAAGAAGATGCTGCAGCAGTCGGGCAGTGTGCTGATCGACCGGGACGGGGTGGTCCGGCATGCCCATGCGGCGACCATGCCGACCAGTGCTTACGACAGGAAGGGCATCGCCAAGGCAGTGGAAGGGCTCGCCGGGGTGCGTTGA
- a CDS encoding TetR/AcrR family transcriptional regulator: MPYRRTPKVQERLDAQRDAVLAAAVEQLAERGYAGCSVSAVAERAGVAVGSVYRHYPTKAALVVELFRKVVTREVEAVREVSERPGTPAERVVAVFDTFASRALKTPRMAYALLAEPVDAPIEAERLVFRRAFRDVVAQLVADGVRSGVLPAQDADVTAAALVGAAAEVLIGPLTTGSADEVSGLRTFVLRSLGGSDAEHS, encoded by the coding sequence GTGCCGTATCGCCGTACACCGAAGGTCCAGGAGCGCCTGGACGCCCAGCGTGACGCCGTCCTCGCCGCCGCCGTGGAGCAATTGGCCGAGCGCGGGTACGCGGGTTGCTCGGTGTCGGCGGTGGCCGAACGGGCGGGCGTGGCGGTCGGGAGCGTGTACCGCCACTACCCCACCAAGGCCGCCCTGGTCGTGGAGTTGTTCCGCAAGGTCGTCACGCGTGAGGTCGAGGCGGTGCGCGAGGTGTCGGAGCGGCCTGGCACGCCGGCCGAGCGGGTCGTAGCGGTCTTCGACACCTTCGCGAGCCGGGCGCTGAAGACCCCGCGAATGGCGTACGCGCTGCTCGCCGAGCCCGTCGACGCGCCGATCGAGGCCGAGCGGCTGGTGTTCCGGCGGGCCTTTCGTGACGTCGTGGCCCAGCTCGTGGCCGACGGCGTCCGGTCCGGGGTGCTGCCCGCCCAGGACGCGGACGTCACCGCGGCGGCGCTCGTCGGGGCGGCCGCCGAGGTGCTGATCGGCCCGTTGACCACCGGCAGCGCGGACGAGGTGTCCGGGCTGCGCACTTTCGTCCTGCGTTCCTTGGGAGGTTCCGATGCCGAGCACTCATGA
- a CDS encoding acyl-CoA dehydrogenase family protein, which produces MPSTHEVTNQVPPLAEYDVAADPALLEGLERAGAGWAVAEVHALGRLAGSEQVQDWGRLVNENEPVLRTHDRVGNRIDEVEFHPHWHDLMDVAVSYGLHAAAWRDSRPGAHAARAAKMYVWGQVDAGHTCPISMTYAAVPALRFNPELSARYEPLLAATEYDFGLREPSSKRGLIAGMSMTEKQGGSDVRANTTTARPLGDGSYVIVGHKWFTSAPMSDMFLTLAQAPGGLSCFLLPRVLPDGTRNGIRLQRLKDKLGNRSNASSEIEYDEAIGWLIGEEGRGVRTIIEMVNNTRLDCAVGSAAGMRYGAVRAVHHARHRQAFGANLVDQPLMGNVLADLVVESEAATTVGMRLASATDRPEDEQEQAFRRLGLAVTKYWVCKRGPSHAVEALECLGGNGYVEESGMPRLYREAPLMSIWEGSGNVAALDALRAMAKQPESVAAYFAEVERASGADTRLDDAVGRLRKELSDLSDIEYRARRLVESMALVLQGSLLVRHGTPAVADAFCASRLGGDWGVAFGTLPSGVDTRAIIARAEV; this is translated from the coding sequence ATGCCGAGCACTCATGAGGTCACCAATCAGGTCCCGCCGCTGGCGGAGTACGACGTCGCCGCCGATCCGGCCTTGCTGGAAGGGCTGGAACGGGCGGGCGCGGGCTGGGCGGTGGCCGAGGTCCACGCCCTCGGCAGGCTGGCCGGGAGCGAGCAGGTTCAGGATTGGGGCAGGCTGGTCAACGAGAACGAGCCGGTGCTGCGGACGCACGACCGGGTCGGGAACCGGATCGACGAGGTCGAGTTCCACCCGCACTGGCACGATCTGATGGACGTCGCGGTGTCCTATGGGCTGCATGCGGCAGCGTGGCGGGATTCCCGGCCGGGCGCGCACGCGGCACGGGCGGCGAAGATGTACGTCTGGGGCCAGGTCGACGCGGGGCACACGTGCCCGATTTCGATGACGTACGCGGCGGTTCCGGCGTTGCGGTTCAACCCCGAGCTGTCCGCGCGGTACGAGCCGTTGCTGGCGGCGACGGAGTACGACTTCGGGTTGCGTGAGCCAAGTTCGAAGCGTGGGCTCATCGCCGGGATGTCGATGACGGAGAAACAGGGCGGTTCCGACGTCCGGGCGAACACGACCACGGCGCGTCCGCTCGGGGACGGCAGCTATGTGATCGTCGGGCACAAGTGGTTCACCTCGGCGCCGATGTCGGACATGTTCCTGACGCTGGCGCAGGCGCCGGGCGGGCTGTCGTGCTTCCTGCTCCCCCGGGTCCTGCCGGATGGCACGCGCAACGGGATCCGGTTGCAGCGGCTGAAGGACAAGCTGGGCAACCGGTCCAACGCGTCGTCGGAGATCGAGTACGACGAGGCGATCGGCTGGCTGATCGGCGAGGAAGGCCGCGGGGTGCGCACCATCATCGAGATGGTGAACAACACCCGGCTGGACTGCGCGGTCGGGAGCGCGGCGGGCATGCGGTACGGCGCCGTGCGGGCGGTCCACCACGCGCGGCATCGGCAGGCGTTCGGGGCGAATCTGGTGGATCAGCCGTTGATGGGCAACGTGCTCGCGGACCTCGTCGTGGAGTCCGAGGCGGCGACGACGGTCGGGATGCGGCTCGCGTCGGCGACCGACCGGCCGGAGGACGAGCAGGAGCAGGCGTTCCGGCGGCTGGGGCTGGCGGTGACGAAGTACTGGGTGTGCAAACGCGGTCCGTCGCATGCGGTGGAGGCGCTGGAATGCCTTGGCGGGAACGGGTACGTCGAAGAGTCGGGGATGCCGCGGCTCTACCGTGAGGCTCCGCTGATGTCGATCTGGGAGGGCTCGGGCAATGTCGCGGCGCTGGACGCGCTGCGGGCGATGGCGAAGCAGCCGGAGTCGGTGGCGGCGTATTTCGCGGAGGTCGAGCGGGCGTCCGGTGCCGACACGCGGCTGGACGACGCGGTGGGCAGGCTGCGCAAGGAACTGTCGGATCTGTCGGACATCGAGTACCGGGCGCGGCGGCTGGTCGAGTCGATGGCGCTCGTGCTGCAGGGTTCGTTGCTGGTGCGGCACGGGACGCCGGCGGTGGCCGACGCGTTCTGCGCGTCGCGGCTGGGCGGCGACTGGGGCGTCGCGTTCGGGACGCTTCCGTCCGGAGTGGACACGCGGGCGATCATCGCCCGTGCGGAGGTCTGA
- a CDS encoding FAD-dependent monooxygenase: MRRQPGHGYAWLVVLAEVPATHQTVMAIHRRGFAAQFGRGPRASRFYLQCPLDDTTEEWPDERIWSELETRFGEPLTAKGAIVEKQLVPLRGEVISPMSHGRLHLLGDAAHIVPPMSAKGMNLALHDADVFADALIHYYEDGDPALLDAYSDTRLREVWNYQAFATWLTDTVHDAGDPSYRGEFRHMVARADFERLFTSATANRLLSEFVAGLN; this comes from the coding sequence ATGCGACGGCAACCGGGGCACGGCTACGCGTGGCTGGTGGTCCTCGCCGAGGTGCCCGCCACTCACCAGACGGTGATGGCGATCCACCGGCGCGGATTCGCGGCCCAGTTCGGCCGGGGACCGCGGGCGAGCCGGTTCTATCTCCAGTGCCCGCTCGACGACACCACCGAGGAGTGGCCGGACGAGCGCATCTGGAGTGAGCTTGAGACGCGCTTCGGTGAACCGCTCACCGCGAAGGGCGCGATCGTCGAGAAGCAACTGGTGCCGCTGCGCGGCGAGGTGATAAGCCCGATGAGCCACGGCAGGCTCCACCTGCTCGGCGACGCCGCGCACATCGTCCCGCCGATGAGCGCGAAGGGCATGAACCTCGCGCTGCACGACGCCGACGTCTTCGCCGACGCCCTGATCCACTACTACGAGGACGGTGATCCGGCCCTGCTCGATGCCTATTCCGACACGCGCCTGCGCGAGGTGTGGAACTACCAGGCCTTCGCGACATGGCTCACCGACACCGTCCACGACGCCGGCGATCCCTCGTACCGAGGGGAGTTCAGGCACATGGTGGCGCGTGCCGACTTCGAGCGCCTGTTCACCTCCGCGACGGCGAACCGCCTGCTCAGCGAATTCGTCGCGGGCCTGAACTGA
- a CDS encoding FAD-dependent monooxygenase, with amino-acid sequence MNRPVLIVGAGVSGLALGNFLLREGIGCVVFERRSREYVERRQRAGVIDTRANRVFRKRGLEDRVLGGVPVEPSLGFRVDGQPRPLALTVEEHREGRLCPQQVLVRNLITERPRVRLGDGTIVEGDFVAGCDGNRGTATRGWWSSPRCPPLTRR; translated from the coding sequence TTGAACAGACCCGTCCTGATCGTCGGAGCAGGCGTCTCCGGGCTCGCGCTCGGCAACTTCCTTCTCCGCGAGGGCATCGGCTGCGTCGTGTTCGAGCGGCGCAGCCGCGAGTACGTCGAGCGACGGCAGCGCGCCGGAGTCATCGACACCAGAGCGAACCGCGTCTTCCGGAAACGAGGACTCGAAGACCGCGTCCTCGGCGGGGTACCCGTCGAACCGAGCCTCGGCTTCCGCGTCGACGGGCAGCCTAGGCCGCTGGCGCTCACCGTGGAAGAACATCGAGAAGGCAGGCTCTGCCCTCAGCAGGTCCTCGTGCGGAACCTCATCACCGAACGCCCCCGCGTCCGGCTCGGCGACGGAACCATCGTCGAAGGCGACTTCGTCGCCGGATGCGACGGCAACCGGGGCACGGCTACGCGTGGCTGGTGGTCCTCGCCGAGGTGCCCGCCACTCACCAGACGGTGA
- a CDS encoding DUF4865 family protein, translating into MHAMQYEITLPADYDMGIIRERVATRGHLLDDFGGLGLKVYGVRERGVDGSTLNQYSPFYLWHDEAGMNAFLFGGPFSGIVESFGRPAVRHWTVLGFEEGPAFGSTPVAAGKHVVRIPDETDPVAFLGEALDGLREHLRQDGAHSGALAVDPRTWQVVRYSLWAGQAPESDEVRYRILHLSSPHLDQLRRGRQWDQPSKAANSAPGSASGGPAGH; encoded by the coding sequence ATGCATGCGATGCAGTACGAGATCACCCTCCCCGCCGACTACGACATGGGCATCATCCGCGAACGCGTCGCCACGCGCGGGCATCTGCTCGACGACTTCGGCGGTCTGGGGCTGAAGGTCTACGGGGTCCGCGAGCGCGGCGTCGACGGCTCGACGCTGAACCAGTACTCGCCCTTTTACCTGTGGCACGACGAGGCCGGGATGAACGCCTTCCTGTTCGGCGGTCCGTTCAGCGGCATCGTCGAGTCCTTCGGGCGTCCCGCCGTGCGGCACTGGACCGTGCTCGGGTTCGAGGAAGGACCCGCTTTCGGCTCGACCCCGGTCGCGGCGGGAAAGCACGTCGTGCGGATCCCCGACGAGACCGACCCGGTCGCCTTCCTCGGCGAAGCACTCGACGGACTTCGCGAGCATCTGCGCCAGGACGGCGCGCATTCGGGCGCGCTCGCCGTCGATCCGCGGACCTGGCAGGTCGTCCGCTACAGCCTGTGGGCGGGCCAGGCGCCGGAGTCGGACGAGGTTCGTTACCGGATCCTCCACCTGTCCTCGCCGCACCTGGATCAGCTGCGGCGAGGACGGCAGTGGGATCAGCCGAGCAAGGCGGCGAACAGCGCACCGGGATCGGCTTCGGGCGGGCCGGCGGGCCACTGA
- a CDS encoding SWIM zinc finger family protein, with translation MSTPDDRVRGFPAFGAQGGRGQFARSWWGRAWISAMEDTALDLRQLKQGRKYAAAGRVGPITVSPGRIAAVVDDQEGQYRTEVRLAELTGDEWDRFLDRVASRAGHLAALLDRDMPHDLVEAADDAGVHLLPGIGDLDPDCDCPGWELPCRHAAALSFQASWLLDADPFVLLLMRGKGERELLAELQRRNAPRFVRTGDDEVPAERAYADEPGSLPDLAGFAPTGGPTVPGAPGIPAETFALLVANASQMAGALLTSRPKLTRKQDAVRLAATHPETADRLRPAESAEDFDRAVLAWRYGGRAGLDVLETTWTPPSQAMGRARAAFAEVVDDPGQGLDVERNHCTVHGTGVQVRLGKDGLWYPYRDQWPAGPPEADPGALFAALLG, from the coding sequence ATGAGCACGCCAGACGACCGCGTCCGCGGTTTCCCCGCCTTCGGCGCCCAAGGCGGACGCGGCCAGTTCGCCCGCTCGTGGTGGGGCCGCGCGTGGATCAGCGCGATGGAGGACACCGCGCTGGATCTCCGTCAGCTCAAACAGGGCCGCAAGTACGCCGCGGCGGGCCGGGTCGGTCCGATCACGGTCAGCCCTGGGCGGATCGCCGCCGTGGTCGACGACCAGGAGGGCCAGTACCGCACCGAGGTCCGTCTCGCGGAGCTGACCGGCGACGAGTGGGACCGGTTCCTCGACCGGGTCGCCTCGCGCGCCGGGCATCTCGCCGCGTTGCTGGACCGGGACATGCCGCACGACCTCGTCGAGGCCGCCGACGACGCCGGGGTGCATCTGCTGCCCGGGATCGGTGACCTCGACCCGGACTGCGACTGCCCCGGCTGGGAGCTGCCGTGTCGTCACGCCGCGGCGCTGTCGTTCCAGGCCTCGTGGCTGCTCGACGCGGATCCGTTCGTGCTGTTGCTGATGCGCGGCAAGGGGGAGCGGGAGCTGCTCGCCGAATTGCAGCGACGCAACGCTCCTCGGTTCGTGCGCACCGGCGACGACGAAGTCCCGGCCGAGCGCGCGTACGCCGACGAGCCGGGTTCGTTGCCGGATCTCGCCGGATTCGCTCCCACCGGAGGCCCGACCGTGCCGGGTGCGCCCGGCATCCCGGCCGAGACCTTCGCCCTGCTGGTCGCCAACGCGAGCCAGATGGCAGGTGCGCTGCTGACGTCGCGGCCGAAGCTCACCCGTAAGCAGGACGCCGTCCGCCTCGCTGCGACTCATCCGGAGACCGCCGACAGGCTGCGCCCGGCCGAGAGCGCTGAGGACTTCGACCGTGCGGTGCTCGCCTGGCGGTACGGTGGCCGGGCCGGTCTCGACGTCCTGGAGACCACGTGGACCCCGCCGTCGCAGGCGATGGGCCGGGCACGGGCCGCGTTCGCCGAGGTCGTGGACGACCCCGGCCAGGGGCTGGACGTCGAACGCAACCACTGCACCGTCCACGGAACCGGGGTGCAGGTGCGGCTGGGCAAGGACGGTCTCTGGTACCCGTACCGGGATCAGTGGCCCGCCGGCCCGCCCGAAGCCGATCCCGGTGCGCTGTTCGCCGCCTTGCTCGGCTGA